The following proteins are encoded in a genomic region of Streptomyces lunaelactis:
- the rpsI gene encoding 30S ribosomal protein S9, with protein MAETTAETAVEGTEGEETFAEVTTFESETPVEGEYTSESLASRFGDPQPAAGLGRRKNAIARVRIVPGTGKWKINGRTLEDYFPNKVHQQEVNEPFKVLELDNRYDVIARISGGGVSGQAGALRLGVARSLNEADVDNNRAPLKKAGFLCRDDRAVERKKAGLKKARKAPQYSKR; from the coding sequence GTGGCCGAGACCACTGCAGAGACCGCCGTCGAGGGCACCGAGGGCGAAGAGACCTTCGCCGAGGTGACCACCTTCGAGTCGGAGACCCCCGTCGAGGGCGAGTACACCAGCGAGTCGCTGGCGTCCCGCTTCGGCGACCCCCAGCCGGCTGCCGGCCTGGGCCGTCGCAAGAACGCCATTGCCCGCGTCCGGATCGTTCCGGGCACCGGCAAGTGGAAGATCAACGGTCGCACCCTTGAGGACTACTTCCCGAACAAGGTGCACCAGCAGGAAGTCAACGAGCCCTTCAAGGTGCTCGAGCTCGACAACCGTTACGACGTCATCGCCCGCATCTCGGGTGGCGGCGTCTCCGGTCAGGCCGGCGCCCTGCGCCTCGGCGTGGCCCGTTCGCTGAACGAGGCGGACGTGGACAACAACCGCGCCCCGCTCAAGAAGGCCGGCTTCCTCTGCCGTGACGACCGTGCGGTCGAGCGCAAGAAGGCCGGTCTCAAGAAGGCCCGCAAGGCGCCGCAGTACAGCAAGCGTTAA
- a CDS encoding adenylate kinase, which translates to MRIVLVGPPGAGKGTQAAYLARNLSIPHISTGDLFRANISQGTDLGVQAKAYMDAGELVPDEVTIAMAKDRMEQPDAENGFLLDGFPRNVSQAEALDAMLKAEGMTLDAVLDLEVPEDEVVKRIAGRRICRNDSSHVFHVTYSAPKTEGVCDTCGGELYQRDDDSEKTVRKRLEVYHTQTEPIIDYYRAQNLVVTISALGKVTEVTRRAMDALKKSGEDETNDKG; encoded by the coding sequence ATGCGAATCGTCCTCGTCGGACCGCCCGGTGCCGGCAAGGGAACGCAGGCCGCGTACCTTGCCAGGAACCTGTCGATCCCGCACATCTCCACGGGCGACCTCTTCCGCGCCAACATCAGCCAGGGCACCGACCTGGGTGTACAGGCCAAGGCCTACATGGACGCGGGTGAACTGGTCCCCGACGAGGTCACCATCGCCATGGCCAAGGACCGGATGGAACAGCCGGACGCCGAGAACGGCTTCCTGCTGGACGGCTTCCCGCGCAACGTCTCGCAGGCCGAGGCGCTGGACGCGATGCTGAAGGCCGAGGGCATGACGCTGGACGCGGTGCTCGACCTGGAGGTCCCCGAGGACGAGGTCGTCAAGCGGATCGCGGGCCGCCGCATCTGCCGCAACGACTCCAGCCATGTCTTCCATGTCACGTACTCCGCGCCGAAGACCGAGGGTGTCTGCGACACCTGCGGCGGCGAGCTGTACCAGCGTGACGACGACTCCGAGAAGACCGTGCGCAAGCGGCTCGAGGTCTACCACACGCAGACCGAGCCGATCATCGACTACTACCGGGCGCAGAACCTGGTGGTCACCATCTCCGCGCTGGGCAAGGTCACCGAGGTGACCCGGCGTGCGATGGACGCGCTGAAGAAGTCCGGCGAGGACGAGACGAACGACAAGGGCTGA
- the rpmJ gene encoding 50S ribosomal protein L36, with amino-acid sequence MKVKPSVKKICDKCKVIRRHGRVMVICDNLRHKQRQG; translated from the coding sequence ATGAAGGTCAAGCCGAGCGTCAAGAAGATCTGCGACAAGTGCAAGGTGATCCGCCGTCACGGCCGGGTCATGGTCATCTGCGACAACCTGCGCCACAAGCAGCGCCAGGGCTGA
- the infA gene encoding translation initiation factor IF-1, giving the protein MAKKQGAIEIEGTVIESLPNAMFKVELQNGHKVLAHISGKMRMHYIRILPDDRVVVELSPYDLTRGRIVYRYK; this is encoded by the coding sequence GTGGCCAAGAAGCAAGGTGCCATCGAAATTGAGGGCACCGTGATCGAGTCCCTCCCGAACGCCATGTTCAAGGTGGAACTCCAGAACGGTCACAAGGTCCTCGCGCACATCTCCGGCAAGATGCGGATGCACTACATCCGAATCCTCCCGGACGACCGGGTCGTCGTGGAGCTCTCTCCGTACGACCTGACGCGTGGCCGGATCGTCTACCGGTACAAGTAG
- the rplM gene encoding 50S ribosomal protein L13, translating to MRTYSPKPGDVTRQWHIIDAQDIVLGRLATTAANLLRGKHKPIYAPHMDMGDFVIIINAEKVHLSGNKKTQKMAYRHSGYPGGLRSVRYDELLAKSPEKAVEKAIKGMIPKNTLGRQMLSKLKIYAGDQHPHAAQQPVPFEITQVAQ from the coding sequence GTGCGTACGTACAGCCCCAAGCCCGGCGATGTCACGCGCCAGTGGCACATCATCGACGCGCAGGACATTGTCCTGGGCCGTCTGGCGACAACGGCAGCGAACCTCCTCCGGGGCAAGCACAAGCCGATCTACGCCCCCCACATGGACATGGGCGACTTCGTCATCATCATCAACGCCGAGAAGGTTCACCTCTCCGGCAACAAGAAGACCCAGAAGATGGCGTACCGCCACTCCGGGTACCCGGGTGGTCTCCGCTCCGTCCGCTACGACGAGCTGCTGGCCAAGAGCCCGGAGAAGGCTGTGGAGAAGGCCATCAAGGGCATGATCCCCAAGAACACCCTGGGTCGTCAGATGCTCTCGAAGCTGAAGATCTACGCGGGCGACCAGCACCCGCACGCTGCTCAGCAGCCGGTCCCGTTCGAGATCACCCAGGTCGCGCAGTAG
- the rplQ gene encoding 50S ribosomal protein L17: MPKPAKGARLGGSAAHEKLLLANLAKSLFEHGRITTTEAKARRLRPVAERLITKAKKGDIHNRRLVLQTITDKSIVHTLFTEIAPRYAERPGGYTRITKIGGRRGDNAPMAVIELVEGEIAKKATVAEAEAAAKRAVKEDALKKDEVVKDEVVEDAAPAEAGESESKDA; the protein is encoded by the coding sequence ATGCCGAAGCCCGCCAAGGGTGCCCGTCTGGGCGGCAGCGCTGCGCACGAGAAGCTGCTTCTCGCGAACCTCGCGAAGTCGCTCTTCGAGCACGGCCGCATCACCACGACCGAGGCCAAGGCCCGCCGCCTGCGTCCGGTCGCCGAGCGCCTGATCACCAAGGCGAAGAAGGGCGACATCCACAACCGTCGCCTGGTTCTGCAGACGATCACGGACAAGAGCATCGTGCACACGCTCTTCACCGAGATCGCTCCGCGGTACGCCGAGCGCCCGGGTGGCTACACCCGTATCACCAAGATCGGCGGCCGTCGTGGCGACAACGCCCCGATGGCTGTGATCGAGCTGGTCGAGGGTGAGATCGCGAAGAAGGCGACCGTTGCCGAGGCCGAGGCCGCTGCCAAGCGCGCGGTCAAGGAAGACGCCCTCAAGAAGGACGAGGTCGTCAAGGACGAGGTCGTCGAGGACGCGGCTCCGGCTGAGGCCGGGGAGTCCGAGTCCAAGGACGCCTGA
- the rpsK gene encoding 30S ribosomal protein S11 has protein sequence MPPKGRQGAAKKVRRKEKKNVAHGHAHIKSTFNNTIVSITDPSGNVISWASAGHVGFKGSRKSTPFAAQMAAESAARRAQEHGMRKVDVFVKGPGSGRETAIRSLQATGLEVGSIQDVTPTPHNGCRPPKRRRV, from the coding sequence ATGCCCCCCAAGGGTCGTCAGGGCGCTGCCAAGAAGGTGCGCCGCAAGGAAAAGAAGAACGTCGCTCACGGGCACGCCCACATCAAGAGCACGTTCAACAACACGATCGTTTCGATCACCGACCCCTCGGGCAACGTGATCTCCTGGGCCTCCGCCGGCCACGTCGGCTTCAAGGGCTCGCGCAAGTCCACCCCCTTCGCCGCGCAGATGGCCGCCGAGTCGGCCGCCCGCCGCGCGCAGGAGCACGGCATGCGCAAGGTCGACGTCTTCGTCAAGGGTCCCGGCTCCGGCCGTGAGACCGCGATCCGCTCCCTCCAGGCCACTGGCCTCGAGGTCGGCTCGATCCAGGACGTCACCCCCACCCCGCACAACGGCTGCCGCCCCCCGAAGCGCCGCCGCGTCTGA
- a CDS encoding ABC-F family ATP-binding cassette domain-containing protein, with the protein MGHLEAAHLEYYLPDGRVLLGDASFRVGEGAVVALVGANGAGKTTLLRMMAGELQPHGGTVSVSGGLGVMPQFVGSVRDERTVRDLLVSVAQPRIREAAAAVDAAEHLIMTVDDEAAQMKYAQALSDWAEARGYEAETVWDMCTMAALGVPYEKAQFRELKTLSGGEQKRLVLEALLRGPDEVLLLDEPDNYLDVPGKRWLEERLKETRKTVLFVSHDRELLSRAAERIVSVEPSPAGSDVWVHGGGFGTYHEARKERFARFEELKRRWDEEHARLKALVLRLRNQAAISPDMASRYRAMQTRFKKFEDAGPPPEPPREQEIRMRLRGGRTGVRALTCAGLELTGLMKPFSLEVFYGERVAVLGSNGSGKSHFLRLLAGEEVAHTGSWKLGARVVPGHFAQTHAHPELLGRTLVDILWTEHAKDRGGAMSVLRRYELERQGDQPFEKLSGGQQARFQILLLELAGTTALLLDEPTDNLDLESAEALQEGLEAYEGTVLAVTHDRWFAKSFDRYLVFGSDGVVRETTEPVWDERRVERAR; encoded by the coding sequence ATGGGACATCTTGAGGCCGCGCATCTGGAGTACTACCTACCGGACGGACGGGTGCTCCTCGGCGATGCCTCGTTCCGGGTGGGGGAGGGCGCGGTGGTCGCCCTGGTCGGAGCCAACGGCGCAGGCAAGACGACGCTGCTGCGGATGATGGCGGGGGAGCTGCAGCCGCACGGCGGGACGGTGAGTGTCAGCGGCGGGCTCGGGGTGATGCCGCAGTTCGTCGGCTCGGTCCGGGACGAGCGGACCGTGCGCGATCTGCTGGTGTCCGTGGCCCAGCCGCGGATCAGGGAAGCGGCCGCAGCGGTGGATGCCGCGGAGCATCTGATCATGACGGTCGACGACGAGGCCGCGCAGATGAAGTACGCCCAGGCGCTGAGCGACTGGGCGGAGGCGCGTGGGTACGAGGCCGAGACCGTCTGGGACATGTGCACGATGGCGGCGCTGGGTGTCCCGTACGAGAAGGCGCAGTTTCGCGAGCTGAAGACGCTGAGTGGGGGCGAGCAGAAGCGGCTGGTGCTCGAGGCGCTGCTGCGGGGGCCGGACGAAGTGCTGCTGCTCGACGAGCCGGACAACTATCTGGACGTGCCCGGCAAGCGGTGGCTGGAGGAGCGGCTGAAGGAGACCCGTAAGACGGTCCTCTTCGTCTCGCACGACCGGGAGCTGCTGTCGCGGGCGGCGGAGCGGATCGTGAGTGTGGAGCCGAGTCCGGCGGGGTCGGACGTATGGGTGCACGGTGGCGGCTTCGGTACGTACCACGAGGCCCGCAAGGAGCGGTTCGCGCGCTTCGAGGAGCTGAAGCGGCGCTGGGACGAGGAGCATGCCCGGCTGAAGGCGCTGGTGCTGCGGCTGCGGAACCAGGCGGCGATCAGCCCCGACATGGCGTCGCGCTACCGGGCGATGCAGACGCGCTTCAAGAAGTTCGAGGACGCGGGGCCGCCGCCGGAGCCGCCGCGCGAGCAGGAGATCCGGATGCGGCTGCGGGGCGGGCGGACCGGGGTGCGGGCGCTGACGTGCGCCGGGCTCGAGCTGACCGGTCTGATGAAGCCCTTCTCGCTGGAGGTCTTCTACGGGGAGCGGGTCGCCGTCCTCGGCTCGAACGGCTCCGGGAAGTCGCACTTCCTGCGGCTGCTGGCGGGGGAGGAGGTGGCGCACACGGGGTCGTGGAAGCTGGGGGCACGGGTGGTGCCCGGGCACTTCGCGCAGACGCACGCGCATCCCGAGCTGCTGGGGCGGACGCTGGTCGACATCCTGTGGACGGAGCACGCGAAGGACCGGGGCGGCGCGATGAGCGTGCTGCGGCGGTACGAGCTGGAGCGGCAGGGCGACCAGCCCTTCGAGAAGCTGTCGGGCGGGCAGCAGGCGCGGTTCCAGATCCTGCTGCTGGAGCTGGCGGGGACGACGGCGCTGCTGCTGGACGAGCCGACGGACAACCTGGACCTGGAGTCTGCGGAGGCGCTGCAGGAGGGGCTGGAGGCGTACGAGGGGACGGTGCTGGCGGTCACGCACGACAGGTGGTTCGCGAAGTCGTTCGACCGGTATCTGGTGTTCGGGTCGGACGGGGTGGTGCGGGAGACGACAGAGCCCGTGTGGGACGAGCGACGGGTGGAGCGGGCGAGGTGA
- a CDS encoding DNA-directed RNA polymerase subunit alpha gives MLIAQRPSLTEEVVDEYRSRFVIEPLEPGFGYTLGNSLRRTLLSSIPGAAVTSIRIDGVLHEFTTVPGVKEDVTDLILNIKQLVVSSEHDEPVVMYLRKQGPGLVTAADIAPPAGVEVHNPDLVLATLNGKGKLEMELTVERGRGYVSAVQNKQVGQEIGRIPVDSIYSPVLKVTYKVEATRVEQRTDFDKLIVDVETKQAMRPRDAMASAGKTLVELFGLARELNIDAEGIDMGPSPTDAALAADLALPIEELELTVRSYNCLKREGIHSVGELVARSEADLLDIRNFGAKSIDEVKAKLAGMGLALKDSPPGFDPTAAADAFGADDDADAGFVETEQY, from the coding sequence ATGCTTATCGCTCAGCGTCCCTCGCTGACCGAAGAGGTCGTCGACGAGTACCGCTCGCGGTTCGTGATCGAGCCCCTCGAGCCGGGCTTCGGCTACACCCTCGGCAACTCGCTTCGCCGTACGCTCCTCTCCTCGATCCCCGGCGCTGCTGTCACCAGCATCCGGATCGACGGTGTCCTGCACGAGTTCACCACCGTGCCGGGCGTCAAGGAGGACGTCACCGACCTCATCCTGAACATCAAGCAGCTGGTCGTCTCCTCGGAGCACGACGAGCCGGTCGTGATGTACCTGCGCAAGCAGGGTCCCGGCCTGGTCACCGCTGCTGACATCGCCCCGCCGGCCGGCGTCGAGGTCCACAACCCGGACCTCGTTCTCGCGACGCTGAACGGCAAGGGCAAGCTGGAGATGGAGCTGACCGTCGAGCGCGGTCGCGGCTACGTCTCCGCCGTGCAGAACAAGCAGGTGGGCCAGGAGATCGGCCGTATTCCGGTCGACTCCATCTACTCGCCGGTGCTCAAGGTCACGTACAAGGTCGAGGCGACCCGTGTCGAGCAGCGCACCGACTTCGACAAGCTGATCGTCGACGTCGAGACCAAGCAGGCCATGCGTCCGCGTGACGCCATGGCGTCGGCCGGTAAGACCCTGGTCGAGCTGTTCGGTCTGGCGCGTGAGCTCAACATCGACGCCGAGGGCATCGACATGGGCCCGTCCCCGACGGACGCCGCGCTCGCCGCCGATCTCGCCCTGCCGATCGAGGAGCTCGAGCTCACCGTTCGGTCGTACAACTGCCTCAAGCGCGAGGGCATCCACTCCGTGGGTGAGCTCGTGGCGCGTTCCGAGGCGGACCTGCTCGACATCCGCAACTTCGGTGCGAAGTCGATCGACGAGGTCAAGGCGAAGCTGGCCGGCATGGGCCTGGCGCTCAAGGACAGCCCGCCCGGATTCGACCCGACCGCCGCGGCGGACGCCTTTGGCGCGGACGACGACGCGGATGCCGGTTTCGTGGAGACCGAGCAGTACTAG
- the secY gene encoding preprotein translocase subunit SecY, which produces MLTAFARAFKTPDLRKKLLFTLAIIVLYRLGSHIPVPGVNYQNVQICVDAAQKGNNSLFGLVNMFSGGALLQITIFALGIMPYITASIILQLLTVVIPRLEALKKEGSAGTAKITQYTRYLTVALAVLQGTGLVATARSGALFSGCQVADQIVPNRSIFTTIVMVVTMTAGTAAVMWLGELITDRGIGNGMSILMFISIAAGFPGALWAIKESGKLAKGWIEFSTVILIGFVMVALVVFVEQAQRRIPVQYAKRMIGRRSYGGTSTYIPLKVNQAGVIPVIFASSLLYIPALIAQFSSGTSGWKTWIEQHFVKGDHPYYIATYFLLIVFFAFFYVAISFNPEEVADNMKKYGGFIPGIRAGRPTAEYLSYVLNRITWPGSLYLGLIALVPTMALAGFGGANQNFPFGGTSILIIVGVGLETVKQIESQLQQRNYEGFLR; this is translated from the coding sequence CCGGCTCGGGTCACATATCCCGGTCCCGGGCGTGAATTACCAGAACGTACAGATCTGTGTCGATGCGGCCCAGAAGGGCAACAACAGCCTGTTCGGCCTGGTGAACATGTTCAGTGGTGGCGCGCTGCTGCAGATCACCATCTTCGCGCTCGGCATCATGCCGTACATCACGGCGAGCATCATCCTGCAGCTGCTGACCGTGGTCATCCCGCGTCTGGAGGCCCTCAAGAAGGAGGGTTCGGCCGGCACGGCGAAGATCACCCAGTACACGCGTTACCTCACGGTGGCTCTCGCCGTGCTGCAGGGCACCGGCCTGGTGGCCACCGCCCGCAGTGGTGCGCTCTTCAGTGGCTGCCAGGTTGCCGACCAGATCGTCCCGAACCGCTCGATCTTCACCACCATCGTCATGGTGGTCACCATGACCGCGGGTACCGCGGCCGTCATGTGGCTCGGTGAGCTCATCACCGACCGCGGCATCGGCAACGGCATGTCGATCCTGATGTTCATCTCGATCGCCGCCGGCTTCCCGGGCGCCCTGTGGGCCATCAAGGAGAGCGGCAAGCTCGCCAAGGGCTGGATCGAGTTCAGCACGGTCATCCTGATCGGCTTCGTGATGGTCGCCCTCGTCGTCTTCGTCGAGCAGGCCCAACGCCGTATCCCCGTGCAGTACGCGAAGCGAATGATCGGGCGGAGGTCGTACGGCGGTACGTCCACATACATCCCGCTCAAGGTGAACCAGGCGGGTGTGATTCCCGTCATCTTCGCGTCGTCGCTGCTCTACATCCCGGCGCTGATCGCTCAGTTCAGCAGTGGCACCTCGGGCTGGAAGACATGGATCGAACAGCACTTCGTCAAGGGTGACCACCCGTACTACATCGCGACGTACTTCCTGTTGATCGTGTTCTTCGCCTTCTTCTATGTGGCGATCTCGTTCAACCCCGAGGAAGTCGCCGACAACATGAAGAAGTATGGTGGCTTCATCCCAGGTATCCGTGCTGGTCGACCGACGGCTGAGTATCTGAGCTATGTGCTCAACCGGATCACCTGGCCGGGATCGCTGTACCTGGGTCTGATTGCTCTTGTTCCGACGATGGCGTTGGCAGGCTTCGGAGGCGCGAACCAGAACTTCCCGTTCGGCGGGACGAGCATCCTGATCATCGTGGGTGTGGGTCTGGAGACCGTGAAGCAGATCGAGAGCCAGCTCCAGCAGCGCAATTACGAAGGGTTCCTCCGCTGA
- the rpsM gene encoding 30S ribosomal protein S13 has translation MARLSGVDLPREKRVEIALTYVFGIGRTRSKEALAATGVDPNTRVRDLPEEDLVKLREYVDANLKTEGDLRREVQSDIRRKIEIGCYQGLRHRRGLPVHGQRTSTNARTRKGPRRAIAGKKKPGKK, from the coding sequence ATGGCACGCCTTTCCGGCGTTGACCTCCCGCGCGAAAAGCGCGTCGAGATCGCCCTCACCTACGTCTTCGGCATCGGGCGCACCCGGTCCAAGGAAGCCCTTGCGGCCACCGGTGTCGACCCCAACACCCGCGTTCGTGATCTGCCCGAAGAGGACCTGGTAAAGCTCCGCGAGTACGTGGACGCCAACCTCAAGACCGAGGGTGACCTCCGTCGCGAGGTCCAGTCGGACATTCGCCGCAAGATCGAGATCGGCTGCTACCAGGGTCTGCGGCACCGCCGTGGCCTGCCGGTCCACGGTCAGCGCACCAGCACGAACGCTCGTACCCGCAAGGGCCCGCGTCGCGCCATCGCCGGTAAGAAGAAGCCGGGCAAGAAGTAG
- the truA gene encoding tRNA pseudouridine(38-40) synthase TruA produces the protein MSDEVEPGHVRLRLDLSYDGKDFSGWAKQPSGRRTVQGEIEDALRTVTRSSTTYELTVAGRTDAGVHARGQVAHVDLPQDVWDEHREKLLKRLAGRLSRDVRIWRAAEAPAGFNARFSAVWRRYAYRVTDNPGGVDPLLRGHVLWHDWPLDVAAMNAAAAGLVGEHDFAAYCKKREGATTIRTLQQLRWERGPDGIITATVRADAFCHNMVRSLVGAMLFVGDGHRPVEWPAKVLGAGVRDSSVHVVRPHGLTLEEVGYPADELLAARSREARNRRTLPGSAGGSGGCC, from the coding sequence GTGAGTGATGAAGTTGAGCCCGGGCACGTCCGGCTGCGGCTGGATCTGTCGTACGACGGCAAGGACTTCTCCGGGTGGGCCAAGCAGCCCAGTGGCCGGCGGACCGTCCAGGGGGAGATCGAGGACGCGCTGCGTACGGTGACGCGGTCCTCGACGACGTACGAACTGACCGTCGCCGGGCGGACCGACGCGGGTGTGCACGCGCGCGGGCAGGTCGCGCACGTCGATCTGCCGCAGGACGTGTGGGACGAGCACCGGGAGAAGCTGCTGAAGCGGCTCGCGGGGCGGCTCTCCCGCGATGTACGGATCTGGCGCGCGGCCGAGGCGCCCGCGGGGTTCAACGCACGCTTCTCGGCCGTCTGGCGGCGGTACGCGTACCGCGTGACGGACAACCCCGGGGGCGTCGATCCGCTGCTGCGCGGTCATGTGCTGTGGCACGACTGGCCGTTGGACGTGGCGGCGATGAACGCGGCCGCGGCCGGTCTGGTCGGAGAGCACGACTTCGCGGCGTACTGCAAGAAGCGCGAGGGCGCCACGACCATTCGCACGCTGCAGCAGCTGCGGTGGGAGCGGGGCCCGGACGGGATCATCACCGCGACCGTGCGGGCCGATGCCTTCTGCCACAACATGGTGCGCTCGCTGGTCGGCGCGATGCTGTTCGTGGGCGATGGGCACCGGCCGGTGGAGTGGCCGGCGAAGGTGCTGGGCGCGGGCGTACGGGACTCGTCCGTCCATGTCGTACGCCCGCACGGGCTCACGCTCGAGGAAGTCGGTTACCCCGCCGACGAGTTGCTGGCCGCCCGCAGCCGGGAGGCCCGCAACAGGCGGACACTGCCGGGGTCAGCCGGCGGGAGCGGTGGCTGCTGCTGA
- the map gene encoding type I methionyl aminopeptidase, whose translation MVQIKTPEQIAKMREAGLVVAAIHAATREAAVPGASTRDLDEVARKVIADHGSKSNFLGYGGFPATICTSVNEVVVHGIPDEKTVLKDGDIISIDAGAIIDGWHGDAAYTAFVGSGHAPELIELSRVTEESMWAGIAAMKNGNRLIDVSRAIETYIRRQPRPATGKYGIIEEYGGHGIGTEMHMDPHLLNYVSRKRGKGPKLVPGFCLAIEPMVSLGTPHTEVLQDDWTVITTDGTWSSHWEHSVALTEEGPLVLTAPDCGRAKLAELGITAAPDPLA comes from the coding sequence ATGGTGCAGATCAAGACCCCGGAGCAGATCGCGAAGATGCGCGAGGCGGGGCTGGTCGTGGCCGCCATCCACGCGGCGACGCGTGAGGCCGCGGTGCCGGGCGCGAGCACCAGGGATCTGGACGAGGTCGCCCGCAAGGTGATCGCCGACCACGGTTCGAAGTCCAACTTCCTCGGCTACGGCGGGTTCCCCGCGACGATCTGCACCTCGGTCAACGAGGTCGTCGTGCACGGCATCCCGGACGAGAAGACCGTCCTCAAGGACGGCGACATCATCTCCATCGACGCCGGCGCGATCATCGACGGCTGGCACGGCGACGCCGCGTACACCGCCTTCGTCGGCAGTGGGCACGCGCCGGAACTGATCGAACTCTCCAGGGTCACCGAGGAGTCGATGTGGGCCGGCATCGCCGCCATGAAGAACGGCAACCGGCTGATCGACGTCTCCCGAGCCATCGAGACGTACATCCGCCGCCAGCCGCGTCCCGCCACCGGCAAGTACGGGATCATCGAGGAGTACGGCGGCCACGGCATCGGCACCGAGATGCACATGGACCCGCATCTGCTGAACTACGTCTCCAGGAAGCGGGGCAAGGGCCCGAAGCTGGTCCCCGGCTTCTGCCTGGCGATCGAGCCGATGGTCTCGCTCGGCACCCCGCACACCGAGGTCCTGCAGGACGACTGGACGGTCATCACGACCGATGGCACCTGGTCCTCGCACTGGGAGCACTCGGTGGCACTGACGGAGGAGGGCCCGCTGGTGCTGACGGCCCCCGACTGTGGCAGGGCGAAGCTGGCGGAGCTGGGCATCACGGCCGCGCCGGACCCGCTGGCCTGA
- the glmM gene encoding phosphoglucosamine mutase: MGRLFGTDGVRGVANADLTAELALGLSVAAAHVLAEAGTFAGHRPTAVVGRDPRASGEFLEAAVVAGLASAGVDVLRVGVLPTPAVAYLTGALGADLGVMLSASHNAMPDNGIKFFARGGHKLADELEDRIETVYEQHRTGAPWERPTGAGVGRVSDYDEGFEKYVAHLIAVLPNRLDGLKVVLDEAHGAASHVSPEAFARAGAEVVTIGGEPDGLNINDGCGSTHLGLLKAAVLEYGADFGIAHDGDADRCLAVDGAGEEVDGDQILAVLALAMREAGTLRGDTVVATVMSNLGFKLAMEREGLQLVQTGVGDRYVLEAMKAEGYALGGEQSGHVIVLDHATTGDGTLTGLMLAARVAATGRSLAELAGVMRRLPQVLINVPDVDRSRVKTSAELATAVAEAERELGATGRVLLRPSGTEPLVRVMVEAADIEQARSVAGSLADAVKSALG, from the coding sequence GTGGGACGACTCTTCGGCACGGACGGCGTGCGCGGTGTCGCCAATGCGGATCTGACGGCTGAGCTCGCGCTCGGCCTGTCGGTCGCTGCGGCGCATGTGCTTGCCGAGGCGGGCACATTCGCGGGCCATCGGCCGACGGCGGTGGTCGGGCGTGACCCCCGTGCTTCGGGTGAGTTCCTGGAGGCCGCCGTCGTGGCGGGTCTCGCGAGCGCGGGCGTGGACGTCCTGCGCGTCGGTGTGCTGCCCACCCCCGCGGTGGCGTATCTCACCGGTGCGCTGGGTGCCGACCTCGGTGTGATGCTCTCCGCGAGCCACAACGCCATGCCGGACAACGGCATCAAGTTCTTCGCGCGCGGCGGGCACAAGCTGGCCGATGAGCTCGAGGACCGTATCGAGACGGTGTACGAGCAGCACCGCACCGGAGCGCCGTGGGAGCGGCCGACCGGCGCCGGTGTCGGCCGCGTGAGCGACTACGACGAGGGCTTCGAGAAGTACGTCGCGCATCTGATCGCCGTACTGCCGAACCGCCTCGACGGGCTGAAGGTCGTCCTCGACGAGGCGCACGGCGCCGCCTCCCACGTCTCGCCCGAGGCGTTCGCCCGGGCCGGGGCCGAGGTCGTCACCATCGGCGGCGAGCCGGACGGGCTCAACATCAACGACGGGTGCGGATCCACGCACCTGGGGCTGCTGAAGGCGGCCGTCCTCGAGTACGGCGCCGACTTCGGCATCGCGCACGACGGCGACGCGGACCGCTGCCTCGCCGTGGACGGCGCGGGCGAGGAGGTCGACGGCGACCAGATCCTCGCGGTGCTGGCGCTCGCCATGCGTGAGGCCGGGACGCTGCGCGGCGACACCGTCGTCGCGACCGTCATGTCCAACCTCGGCTTCAAGCTGGCGATGGAGCGCGAGGGCCTGCAGCTGGTGCAGACCGGGGTCGGCGACCGGTACGTCCTGGAGGCGATGAAGGCCGAGGGGTACGCGCTGGGCGGCGAGCAGTCCGGGCACGTCATCGTGCTCGACCACGCGACAACCGGCGACGGCACGCTCACCGGCCTGATGCTGGCGGCCCGTGTCGCCGCCACGGGCCGCTCGCTGGCCGAGCTGGCCGGGGTCATGCGGCGGCTGCCGCAGGTGCTCATCAATGTGCCGGACGTGGACAGGTCGCGGGTGAAGACCTCCGCGGAGCTGGCGACCGCCGTCGCCGAGGCGGAGCGCGAGCTGGGGGCCACCGGTCGCGTACTGCTGCGCCCGTCGGGCACCGAGCCGCTCGTACGCGTCATGGTCGAGGCGGCGGATATCGAGCAGGCGAGGTCGGTGGCGGGCTCCCTGGCGGACGCGGTCAAGTCGGCGCTGGGCTGA